A region of Vigna radiata var. radiata cultivar VC1973A chromosome 10, Vradiata_ver6, whole genome shotgun sequence DNA encodes the following proteins:
- the LOC106775033 gene encoding histidine-containing phosphotransfer protein 1 isoform X2, producing the protein MYDLSQLERQLAEFTSSLFDEGFLDDQFNQLQQLQDESNPEFVVEVVNLFFEDAERLLNELAKTLAQDNIDFKRVDAHVHQLKGSSSSIGAQRVQKVCIAFRDYCEEQNVEGCLKILQEIKQECSLVISKFETLFKMEQQVFAYRRLG; encoded by the exons atGTATGATTTGTCTCAGCTTGAGAGACAATTGGCTGAATTCACTTCTTCCCTGTTTGATGAG GGTTTCTTAGATGATCAGTTTAATCAGCTTCAGCAACTTCAAGATGAAAGCAACCCAGAGTTTGTGGTTGAAGTGGTGAATCTTTTCTTTGAGGATGCAGAAAGGCTTCTCAATGAACTTGCAAAGACACT AGCACAGGATAACATTGATTTCAAAAGGGTGGATGCTCATGTTCACCAATTGAAAGGTAGCAGCTCCAG CATTGGTGCACAGAGAGTTCAGAAGGTCTGCATTGCCTTCAGAGACTACTGTGAGGAACAAAATGTTGAAGG GTGTCTCAAAATCTTACAGGAAATAAAACAGGAATGTTCCTTGGTAATAAGCAAGTTTGAAACTCTGTTTAAG ATGGAGCAGCAGGTTTTTGCCTACAGGAGACTTGGTTAA
- the LOC106775033 gene encoding histidine-containing phosphotransfer protein 1 isoform X1 codes for MYDLSQLERQLAEFTSSLFDEGFLDDQFNQLQQLQDESNPEFVVEVVNLFFEDAERLLNELAKTLAQDNIDFKRVDAHVHQLKGSSSSIGAQRVQKVCIAFRDYCEEQNVEGCLKILQEIKQECSLVISKFETLFKVREWRHVVILHCAIFI; via the exons atGTATGATTTGTCTCAGCTTGAGAGACAATTGGCTGAATTCACTTCTTCCCTGTTTGATGAG GGTTTCTTAGATGATCAGTTTAATCAGCTTCAGCAACTTCAAGATGAAAGCAACCCAGAGTTTGTGGTTGAAGTGGTGAATCTTTTCTTTGAGGATGCAGAAAGGCTTCTCAATGAACTTGCAAAGACACT AGCACAGGATAACATTGATTTCAAAAGGGTGGATGCTCATGTTCACCAATTGAAAGGTAGCAGCTCCAG CATTGGTGCACAGAGAGTTCAGAAGGTCTGCATTGCCTTCAGAGACTACTGTGAGGAACAAAATGTTGAAGG GTGTCTCAAAATCTTACAGGAAATAAAACAGGAATGTTCCTTGGTAATAAGCAAGTTTGAAACTCTGTTTAAGGTAAGGGAATGGAGGCATGTAGTAATTTTGCATTGTGCCATATTTATATAA
- the LOC111240529 gene encoding histone H2AX, which produces MSSTGSTKGGRGKPKASKSVSRSQKAGLQFPVGRIARFLKAGKYAERVGAGAPVYLSAVLEYLAAEVLELAGNAARDNKKNRIVPRHIQLAVRNDEELSKLLGSVTIANGGVLPNIHQTLLPKKVGKGKGEIGSASQEF; this is translated from the exons ATGAGTTCTACTGGTTCAACCAAGGGTGGGAGGGGCAAGCCCAAGGCTTCCAAATCTGTTTCTAGATCACAGAAAGCTGGCCTTCAATTTCCGGTTGGAAGAATTGCTCGATTTCTCAAAGCTGGCAAATATGCAGAGCGTGTTGGTGCCGGTGCTCCAGTCTACCTTTCTGCTGTGCTTGAATATCTTGCAGCCGAG gttttGGAATTGGCTGGTAATGCTGCCAGAGACAACAAGAAGAATCGTATTGTTCCTAGGCATATTCAGCTTGCAGTGAGGAATGACGAGGAACTGAGTAAGCTTTTGGGGTCTGTCACCATCGCCAATGGAGGTGTGTTGCCCAATATTCATCAAACTCTTCTTCCCAAGAAGGTTGGCAAGGGGAAGGGCGAAATTGGGTCCGCTTCTCAagagttttag
- the LOC106774448 gene encoding uncharacterized protein LOC106774448, whose translation MVGFGLMQRVGVVLTPCHGQHKPRTCEFRVRIRCSSNIYVSRKTVLEKVDEELAKGDDRAALALVKDLQGKPGGLRCFGAGRQVPQRLYTLDELKLNGIETLSLLSPVDTTLGSIERNLQIAAILGGLAAWNAFGISPQQIFYISLGLLFLWTLDAVSFGGGIGSLVVDTIGHTFSQKYHNRVIQHEAGHFLIAYLIGILPKGYSISSLDALQKEGSLNIQAGTAFVDFEFQEEVNTGKVSATTLNRFSCIALAGVSAEYLLYGFSEGGLDDIRKLDLLLKGLGFTQKKADSQVRWSLLNTVLLLRRHEAARAKVAEALSMGKSVGTCIDIIESSIDDSDL comes from the exons ATGGTAGGTTTTGGTTTGATGCAGCGTGTGGGTGTGGTCTTGACACCGTGCCATGGACAACACAAACCGAGAACTTGTGAATTTAGGGTAAGAATCCGATGTTCCTCCAACATTTATGTGTCTAGGAAGACAGTGCTGGAGAAAGTGGACGAggagctagcaaagggagatgACAGAGCAGCGCTTGCACTTGTGAAGGATTTGCAGGGTAAGCCTGGTGGGCTTCGATGTTTCGGTGCAGGCAGACAG GTGCCTCAAAGGCTTTACACCTTGGATGAATTGAAGCTAAATGGAATTGAAACTTTGTCTCTTCTGTCGCCTGTGGACACGACTCTTGGTTCAATAGAAAGAAATCTTCAGATTGCTGCTATTCTAGGAGGTCTTGCTGCATGGAATGCCTTTGGAATTTCCCCACAACAAATCTTCTATATATCACTGGGGTTGCTCTTTCTATGGACACTAGACGCG GTCTCTTTTGGTGGAGGTATTGGTAGCTTGGTTGTTGATACAATTGGTCACACTTTCAGTCAGAAATACCACAATAGGGTTATTCAA CATGAAGCTGGCCACTTTCTAATTGCTTATCTGATAGGAATACTTCCTAAGGGATATTCTATTTCTAGTTTGGATGCTCTGCAGAAGGAGGGATCTTTGAATATTCAAGCAGGCACAGCCTTTGTGGATTTTGAATTTCAAGAAGAA GTTAATACAGGAAAAGTATCAGCTACA ACATTGAACAGATTTTCATGTATAGCATTGGCTGGGGTGTCTGCGGAGTATCTTCTATATGGATTTTCTGAAGGAGGTCTGGATGACATAAGAAAG TTGGATTTACTGCTCAAGGGATTAGGCTTCACACAGAAGAAGGCAGATTCTCAAGTTAGATGGTCTTTGCTAAACACGGTCTTGCTCTTGAGGAGGCATGAAGCAGCTCGAGCTAAGGTTGCTGAGGCTTTGTCAATGGGAAAATCTGTAGGAACCTGCATTGACATTATAGAGAGCTCTATCGATGATTCAGATCTTTAA
- the LOC106776016 gene encoding probable protein S-acyltransferase 17 isoform X1 produces the protein MGVEWLLVCHGLVTAVVVVSFLCGRWPIFEGTFIQRIHHFLTFGAYDYFLRFVGAVFGHKCMDAVLSVEYYCCDRPNPLLQIVYIVIISVTYYFVAKSCFAYIPGYYLSGIHRYTSLLAVAVGILLFLLTSFSDPGTVNAENVSNYISAYPYDNIIYSEKECSTCKIPKPARSKHCSICDRCVARFDHHCGWMNNCIGEKNTRYFMAFLLWHFLICLYGTVAIGLVLAGRLRELRVVDILTAVYYGIENSFLDLAPNIVQWLLGSYNTQILLMVFLAIIGMLLAGFFGYHAKLCITNTTTNETFKWQDYIEWQRKLREAKVSAEALKQSIDGIRSEKQPSSSKWRAFFKKSPLEDVVIVKNNVYDKGFFHNILEVISPFSARWSFTQNKLKSR, from the exons ATGGGCGTAGAGTGGTTGTTGGTCTGCCATGGTTTGGTCACTGCGGTGGTCGTTGTTTCTTTCCTCTGCGGTCGATGGCCAATTTTCGAAGGCACTTTCATCCAACGCATACACCATTTTCTCACTTTCGGTGCTTACGACTATTTCCT ACGTTTCGTTGGCGCAGTTTTCGGCCATAAGTGTATGGATGCAGTTCTTTCTGTCGAATATTACTGCTGCGATCGTCCCAATCCTCTTCTACAG ATCGTATACATTGTGATAATCAGTGTTACCTATTATTTCGTTGCCAAGTCTTGCTTTGCCTATATCCCCGGTTACTATTTAAGTGGAATTCACAG gtACACAAGCTTATTGGCAGTTGCTGTTGGAATTCTGCTCTTTCTTTTGACCAGCTTTTCTGATCCTGGGACCGTAAACGCCGAGAATGTTTCTAATTATATTTCTGCTTATCCgtatgataatattatttactcAGAGAAAGAATGTTCCACTTGCAAAATTCCAAA ACCTGCTAGGTCTAAACACTGCAGCATTTGTGACCGGTGTGTTGCTCGATTTGATCATCACTGTGGATGGATG AACAATTGCATTGGGGAGAAAAACACACGGTATTTCATGGCATTTCTATTATG GCATTTCCTTATATGCTTGTATGGAACAGTTGCCATTGGCTTGGTTCTTGCTGGAAGACTAAGAGAATTAAGAGTTGTTGATATTCTAACTG CAGTTTATTATGGAATAGAAAATTCTTTTCTGGATTTAGCTCCTAATATTGTGCAG TGGTTGTTGGGTTCTTACAACACTCAGATACTTCTTATGGTGTTCCTTGCAATCATTGGGATGCTGTTAGCTGGTTTCTTTGGTTACCATGCAAAGCTTTGCATTACCAATACCACCACTAATGAG ACTTTTAAGTGGCAAGACTACATTGAGTGGCAAAGAAAGCTAAGAGAAGCAAAGGTGAGCGCTGAAGCCCTAAAGCAAAGTATCGATGGAATTCGCAGTGAAAAACAGCCCTCATCGAGCAAATGGAGAGCCTTCTTTAAAAAATCACCTCTAGAAGATGTGGTAATTGTTAAGAATAACGTTTACGATAAAGGTTTCTTCCACAATATTCTGGAGGTTATTTCCCCTTTCTCTGCAAGGTGGTCCTTTACACAAAACAAATTGAAGTCCAGATGA
- the LOC106776016 gene encoding probable protein S-acyltransferase 17 isoform X2 has product MGVEWLLVCHGLVTAVVVVSFLCGRWPIFEGTFIQRIHHFLTFGAYDYFLRFVGAVFGHKCMDAVLSVEYYCCDRPNPLLQIVYIVIISVTYYFVAKSCFAYIPGYYLSGIHRYTSLLAVAVGILLFLLTSFSDPGTVNAENVSNYISAYPYDNIIYSEKECSTCKIPKPARSKHCSICDRCVARFDHHCGWMNNCIGEKNTRYFMAFLLWHFLICLYGTVAIGLVLAGRLRELRVVDILTVYYGIENSFLDLAPNIVQWLLGSYNTQILLMVFLAIIGMLLAGFFGYHAKLCITNTTTNETFKWQDYIEWQRKLREAKVSAEALKQSIDGIRSEKQPSSSKWRAFFKKSPLEDVVIVKNNVYDKGFFHNILEVISPFSARWSFTQNKLKSR; this is encoded by the exons ATGGGCGTAGAGTGGTTGTTGGTCTGCCATGGTTTGGTCACTGCGGTGGTCGTTGTTTCTTTCCTCTGCGGTCGATGGCCAATTTTCGAAGGCACTTTCATCCAACGCATACACCATTTTCTCACTTTCGGTGCTTACGACTATTTCCT ACGTTTCGTTGGCGCAGTTTTCGGCCATAAGTGTATGGATGCAGTTCTTTCTGTCGAATATTACTGCTGCGATCGTCCCAATCCTCTTCTACAG ATCGTATACATTGTGATAATCAGTGTTACCTATTATTTCGTTGCCAAGTCTTGCTTTGCCTATATCCCCGGTTACTATTTAAGTGGAATTCACAG gtACACAAGCTTATTGGCAGTTGCTGTTGGAATTCTGCTCTTTCTTTTGACCAGCTTTTCTGATCCTGGGACCGTAAACGCCGAGAATGTTTCTAATTATATTTCTGCTTATCCgtatgataatattatttactcAGAGAAAGAATGTTCCACTTGCAAAATTCCAAA ACCTGCTAGGTCTAAACACTGCAGCATTTGTGACCGGTGTGTTGCTCGATTTGATCATCACTGTGGATGGATG AACAATTGCATTGGGGAGAAAAACACACGGTATTTCATGGCATTTCTATTATG GCATTTCCTTATATGCTTGTATGGAACAGTTGCCATTGGCTTGGTTCTTGCTGGAAGACTAAGAGAATTAAGAGTTGTTGATATTCTAACTG TTTATTATGGAATAGAAAATTCTTTTCTGGATTTAGCTCCTAATATTGTGCAG TGGTTGTTGGGTTCTTACAACACTCAGATACTTCTTATGGTGTTCCTTGCAATCATTGGGATGCTGTTAGCTGGTTTCTTTGGTTACCATGCAAAGCTTTGCATTACCAATACCACCACTAATGAG ACTTTTAAGTGGCAAGACTACATTGAGTGGCAAAGAAAGCTAAGAGAAGCAAAGGTGAGCGCTGAAGCCCTAAAGCAAAGTATCGATGGAATTCGCAGTGAAAAACAGCCCTCATCGAGCAAATGGAGAGCCTTCTTTAAAAAATCACCTCTAGAAGATGTGGTAATTGTTAAGAATAACGTTTACGATAAAGGTTTCTTCCACAATATTCTGGAGGTTATTTCCCCTTTCTCTGCAAGGTGGTCCTTTACACAAAACAAATTGAAGTCCAGATGA